Genomic segment of Saccharomycodes ludwigii strain NBRC 1722 chromosome VI, whole genome shotgun sequence:
ATTGGAAGGACTTAACCACCATCTCATTAGTTTTACACTTATAGCCACCggtgaaaaaagaaagtgCCTGTTACGCAATTTAGGGTTCCACAATGTATCGCTCCAATCAAACAAGTAATTGAACATAATATATGATAAATTACTGAAAATTTTGGTTCCCACCATAATATTTCTCATTTTTAACATCAGCGGGATAAACGATTTGATACCGTAGAccaatttaaaatcaatgaAAAAAGCCATTAAAATAACTGGAATTTTCTTGTATAACAATTCACCTGGATATATGGCTGGTGATAAAGCAACGAAattatctattttattgattAACTGTGTCTTATTCACTAATGATAATAGGCTTTGCATTGTCCCTTGAGAATGACCAATTAAATTCAACTTAAAACATCCGGTTTtcattaaaacaaaatcaacCAGACAAGGAAGATCATAGTTGCACATTTCTTGAATATCCCAGTCCCATTTTACACTAGTGGAACCATTACCTTTTTTGTATTGTTTCAATTTAGTTGTATCCCATTCTGGATCAAACCCACAACGATTATTGCCTAACCAACAGTCTCTCTCACCTATTTTAGATAAATAATATGCAATTGATTCTGTTCCGGATGAAGCAAAGGAGCCACTACTCTGTAGTAACCCatgtataaataaaataggcAATTTCCCCTTACGTTTACTATCAGATTTCTCTTCATTGGTCAgactactactactattaccGCTGACGTTTCCTTGTTTAATGCTAGGGTTTATTATATGCCATAGGTCTAAAACAAATCCATCTTCTGTGGTGACTTTGAAAGGTTCAATAAGTAAACCATATTGCTGAAAGTAATAATTCAAGTCCGGTACCAATTCAGTAGGTTCGCTAAAAAACAAACCTTGTTTACTCCCAGCAGTTTTACCGTTATTCTTTccatcattatttttcatatgctgaacattattttcatcGTCATGAACATGTTCAAATGGATTTTCGTACACTTTATTGGTATTGGAACTATTTGATCGTGTTGCTGgtgtaaaaataatcttaGCAggatgttttattttattattgattgCTTTTTCATCTCTTGCCTTGGATTTTGGAGTTATTAGTTGGTGTATGatagatataaaaaacaGACCTCCTAGAAATTGTGTAGTTAGCATCCATGATGATATTGTATAAAAGtgtgataataaaataaaaaaagacattcgtttatattttatggttttgaaagaattattttaatgtATGATGGAATGGAAGTAGTGTTCCCCTTGCAGCAAAAGAAAGAATGCTATGGTTTGAGATGAATAAATAGCTATATAATCCGATGTATTAACGAGTTACggaaattttaattcatgTAAATCTTTCATAGTTTTTAAAAGCGAGTTGGTACCACCGAAAAAAGTTacattgattttatttatttatttttttatctttacgtttttatgttttcgttttttttatttttttttatttttttttttttttttttttcatttcttttgaaTTAGTTCcttctttaataaaaaatgaaaaaaaaagttatttattcaaCAACCATAGCTTTAATTCAGgtaaagaataaataactaaatataaaatacacTTGTTGTTTATCTTTTTACAGAGAATTAGCTTTACAATATGTTTTATACAGAAACTCAATTCAATTTAATCGACAATATCGGTTCTAACTCTGATAACCCGCAGATAGTGCATATATTATCACAGCATTTCTCCAATAGAGTTTTAGTTCAGTTGAGATTAAATGGCGAGTTAGACACGACTTATTCAGTAACATGTCAAGATGTAACTAAAGTTTTACTATCAGAAGATAACAATAGCATGGAGAATGAATATACCAATGATCATATGTCAAATTACCAAATAGATACATTATTCGGGGATTCAAATAACATGCAATTGCCTATAATGGCAGCACAGATATCagaattatatattaaaaataagttaaAAGTTTCTGGTAGTGAatcatttataataatgttatcctcaaagttattaaaccgagaaaaaattactgATAACATCTCTTtgtttgatattttattaaagattTTAACAAACATTAAGAATAtgtactaataatatatgtatCTTATTAAATTAGCTTCCATGTACCGTTTTATaacaatatattatataaaagagtgcgaaaaaaaaaaaaaaaaaaaaaaaaagttcatTCATCTACTACTGCCATATCTAAAACTTGTATATTGCCCACTTGACCGTTATTTAATGAGCCAACAATTTCCCTATAACTAACAGGATCAATTAAACCTTCACATCCCCATTTAATATTCTCTTGTTCTATCTTCTTTTTACTTAAAAACAAAGTTTCCAATCTGTCAATCAATTTATCATCAGTAACATTCTCCACAATAACTTTGACTTTCATTTTGGCTCGAACTATGGGGATAATTTGTTTACTAATTAACAACTTAATAGCTTCTAAAGCTTGTAGTTTAGCAGGTTTGGTTATcacaatattaaatttcAATTCTTGTAAGGCTTTATGAATCATCGTTGGAGggtatctttttttactcCTAGGGTTAATGCATTtcatactaataatatttaacatttcattattaatttgCTGTAATTTTAATTGTCTTTCTTTATCACTTAGTTGCAATTCACCcttttctaaaataaatttaattatagTAGTTTGATCAGTAGTTTCAAAGCATTGTTGTAAATCTTCTAATGGTGCAACTAATCCCTTTGATACATTTGTAAAAATTTGATGTATTTGTAAAACTTCATCTATATCTTTTTCTACACCCTTTCTATAATCTTGGACTTTATTTTGGTAGCATGCTAattcaaatctttttttgtgtcTTTTAAGACGAACTAACGAAACATTGGTCAATTTAATTTGACCCATAGGTTGATTTATTAAGCCCATATTTTGATATCCCtttgttaatttaatttatttctttttcctttcctcAATTTTTTCAGTATTGATAATTGGAGGGGaaataagaaagaaaagaatgaaaaatgttaaaaggaaaagagaAGTAAAgtgttttaatatttcagTTATTcggacaaaaaaaaaaaaaaaaaaaaaaaaaaaactttttcgTTTTTGTTACTATCCGAAACGTAAATCCgaaaattgtttaattgttttcagatcttttttcttttttcttttttctttttttctttttttatacatATCTTAAACAATCCCCGGAGATTCGTTTTCcctaaaaaagaaaaaaaatagaaaacaaTAGCAGGAAATATACGCATAGAAATGAATTACAAAATGAATTACAAAATGATAACACTTCCCAAAAACAAACTTAAcgatattttaaatcagAACGTAAAGACAAACAAACTACatgaattaaataaacaaaatgaataaataaaaatcaatcaACATAACGTCATATGTACATAATATAGTAATAGACAAACCGTCCAAGTCaaatactattttttttaaaaaaaaaaaacaaaaaaagcataaaaaacaaaaaaaaagcataaaaaattcaaaaaaaaaaaaaaaaaaactaaaatctCATATATACCCTCTCTCCTTTAGTATAGTCAATAATGCGTTGAAATGACCTAAACAACCCAAGACAACGAAAGTGTGCCATATATTATGACTTTGTAAATAATAGTCGCACCACCAAAAGGATTTCCACAAAGCACCAtgattaatattttctaatgGTTTCTTCCTAAAATGATGATGTTTTTTGTTGGTAATTAAGGTGATATCATTGGATAACTGTCTATGGGTAGGTATGTTTTTATCGTATAAAACATCAGTTCTATGCTTTTCAGGATCAAATCCAGCGTAAAATACAACACCAACAAGATACCATATTAAACTGCTGAAAAAGGTTAATTTAAAATGACTACCCCCGCTAGGGTCGGAAATCAAAAACGACAAATTCCCTGAGCTAGCCAAAAAAACGTATGCCAAAATACGCAAGATTCTACTCTCTGGTCTGTCAAACTTGGGAGACCAATTCATAAATATAGATGCTGATCCCAGAATAAAACTCAATAAACTGAAACAATACAACCCATACGGAGTACTGCTACTCTCATTAGAACCACTGTATAAAGTTGTAAACTGCATGGAAATAATAGAAGTGGTAATCAACAAGGTAATGCCGGTGTAGTCACAGCAGCAGGCCCTAGATCTCCAAGGCAATATAGAAAACCCGTTAAAAGTATGCCATGTGACACTTAGCAAAAAGCAAGAAATACCACTGAGCAAAAAGGAACTAACAGCAACATTAATTGGCCAAGGAATGCTAGAACTATTCTCAATTTGGAAACGAACCAACATGTAAAGTAAATAGATTGCACCAGACAAATGTGTCCATATATTGACAGTCTCGTTATGCCAATTATAGCATGTTTTTGGCTCATAAATTTGTTCGTAACTAGTAATAGGAATTAAACCCAGCACACTCTTTAAGCAGTTCTTGTAATCCGTAAAAAATCTGTACCCATGAATAATATACCTGTTTTCTCTCCATGGAAATGGCAATTCATAATAATGCAAGTGTCTGTGTGCACCTAAAGAACAAGCTCCctcataattataataattgatCACCTCCCAGACACTCTCGTTGTCTTCAACGTCACCTAACCCAATACAATCCCTATACAATAGATTAGCAGTTATAACATCATTCAGAACATTTTCGCTTTCTGACAGCTTAGCTTCATCATCAGTGGCCGTGCTAGAAGATGGTGGAGTTGGAGTATCAGAATCGTCTGACACTAAAGTGTTAGTGGAAGACAACGAACTGGAACTGCTAGGATTAATTAATAGCTTAGCATCTGTTGATTTAGCAGTACTGTTATCACCATAATAGCTGTTCCAAATGTCACTAAACTTCACCATGGATTCACCCTTATCGCCGCAAGTATCAGAATCCGTACCGCCAGTACTGTCGGTAAGTGTTTCTTGTGACGATGAAAAAGTAGCCTTTCTCCTCTTAGTTTTTTTACTAGACTTAGtgttatcatttttaatagcgGCATTGGATACGactatattctttttattgaacTCTTGTTTAGTATTCTTTAGAAAGTCACAGTactttttcaattgtttAATACTTGGAgaattcttctttttagTAGTAGGAATAGTACTTCTTTGTTTCTCTTCCtttgttataatattttttaatgtatataatttatcatCGATGGtattaacaaatttattCACCTTTGCCAATGCAACAGAATCCATTCTGTCACTATTGCTCATAGTTTTAGaagacatttttttttgttttctctTCCGAATCCTTTTTAagaacaataaaaatgtatatTTGCTTTTACTCAAAGACTACTCAAGTGTTGGTTGATGGACACCAAATTTGGAATATAGCAAACAATGgatgttttttattgagACCAAAGATAGAGACTGAAGAGAGAatgcaattaaaaaaaaaaaagaaaaagggaaaaaagcaaaatatTACGAGACATGACTTGCAAGGTGTACAGctcctaaaaaaaaaaaaaaataaaacgacactatatttatatatgcatgactttctttttatttttatttttctttttttttttttttttttttttcttttttttcattcttattctttttaatgtGACAACACCCCACACGTACACATGCACTCATGTTTCATCAAAGTACATTCAagttattctttttatttatttatttatttatttatttatttatttttctctcCTTGTTCAATCGccaagttaaaaaaaaaaaaaacctctCCATTTCATTTGTATATCAGCGTACTTATCTTACACCCACACCCCACACACACAAATAATACcctgtttttatttctttgtgaaaaataaattaaattaaattaaattaaattaaattaaattaaattgttaacgataaaaaaaatacacaaTAAAAGTTGTGGGGAACGATAGGGAAGACATATCGTATAAacaatatctttttatacgataaaatactttattgtttgttaatcgaaaaaggaaaaaaaaaaaaaatccctcattttaataatgttatACAGTTAAATCTGATGGCAATGGCGTTACCACCTACCTACAAACTGTTTCACactataaattaaaaatattaccgATTAAATATAGGGAAATAACCTCTTTTactatttgtatttttattttcaaaactaaACAAGATTTTCCGAACGGATTATCTCACATCAGatttctatttctttttttcttaaatggtaaaaataatcattcgGTCACGTGCAAATATTTGgcttctatttttaaaagtgtGGAAATAGCTAATTGCACTTTGTACGGCTATCTgaaacatttaaatatatttaatttatttatacttCCCCTCGCCTGCCATAAACTGTTGGAAAATGTAGACCGAATAATCGTCGGGTAAATAATACGCCCTTTGTAATTAATGATTATATGGCATCGAGcattgaaaatgaaaatgaaaaaaaaaaacaacaaaaaaaaacaacaacaaaaaaaaaaagccattattaattttctttttcttccttcACTTAGTTATTATGCACTATTTCCGACAGCAATAACTTCAATAAAAGAAGCCAACTATAAgcaacgaaaaaaaaaaataaaaaataaaataatataatataaacttATTAGTATATACTACAATATATT
This window contains:
- the IRC25 gene encoding Irc25p (similar to Saccharomyces cerevisiae YLR021W | IRC25 | Increased Recombination Centers), with protein sequence MFYTETQFNLIDNIGSNSDNPQIVHILSQHFSNRVLVQLRLNGELDTTYSVTCQDVTKVLLSEDNNSMENEYTNDHMSNYQIDTLFGDSNNMQLPIMAAQISELYIKNKLKVSGSESFIIMLSSKLLNREKITDNISLFDILLKILTNIKNMY
- a CDS encoding uncharacterized protein (similar to Saccharomyces cerevisiae YLR020C | YEH2 | Yeast steryl Ester Hydrolase (paralog of YLL012W | YEH1)); its protein translation is MLTTQFLGGLFFISIIHQLITPKSKARDEKAINNKIKHPAKIIFTPATRSNSSNTNKVYENPFEHVHDDENNVQHMKNNDGKNNGKTAGSKQGLFFSEPTELVPDLNYYFQQYGLLIEPFKVTTEDGFVLDLWHIINPSIKQGNVSGNSSSSLTNEEKSDSKRKGKLPILFIHGLLQSSGSFASSGTESIAYYLSKIGERDCWLGNNRCGFDPEWDTTKLKQYKKGNGSTSVKWDWDIQEMCNYDLPCLVDFVLMKTGCFKLNLIGHSQGTMQSLLSLVNKTQLINKIDNFVALSPAIYPGELLYKKIPVILMAFFIDFKLVYGIKSFIPLMLKMRNIMVGTKIFSNLSYIMFNYLFDWSDTLWNPKLRNRHFLFSPVAISVKLMRWWLSPSNPSFRNGKFSKAFFPDDKIWFPTVEYHEHNATADISDNFHKHQLKNSGNEWPKILIFAPKQDRLVDGARLINHFTTYEDPTVYKIWYIEDYSHLDVLWAKDVITKIAQPILEHI
- the IZH3 gene encoding Izh3p (similar to Saccharomyces cerevisiae YLR023C | IZH3 | Implicated in Zinc Homeostasis), coding for MSSKTMSNSDRMDSVALAKVNKFVNTIDDKLYTLKNIITKEEKQRSTIPTTKKKNSPSIKQLKKYCDFLKNTKQEFNKKNIVVSNAAIKNDNTKSSKKTKRRKATFSSSQETLTDSTGGTDSDTCGDKGESMVKFSDIWNSYYGDNSTAKSTDAKLLINPSSSSSLSSTNTLVSDDSDTPTPPSSSTATDDEAKLSESENVLNDVITANLLYRDCIGLGDVEDNESVWEVINYYNYEGACSLGAHRHLHYYELPFPWRENRYIIHGYRFFTDYKNCLKSVLGLIPITSYEQIYEPKTCYNWHNETVNIWTHLSGAIYLLYMLVRFQIENSSSIPWPINVAVSSFLLSGISCFLLSVTWHTFNGFSILPWRSRACCCDYTGITLLITTSIISMQFTTLYSGSNESSSTPYGLYCFSLLSFILGSASIFMNWSPKFDRPESRILRILAYVFLASSGNLSFLISDPSGGSHFKLTFFSSLIWYLVGVVFYAGFDPEKHRTDVLYDKNIPTHRQLSNDITLITNKKHHHFRKKPLENINHGALWKSFWWCDYYLQSHNIWHTFVVLGCLGHFNALLTILKERGYI
- the SDO1 gene encoding guanine nucleotide exchange factor SDO1 (similar to Saccharomyces cerevisiae YLR022C | SDO1 | guanine nucleotide exchange factor (GEF) for Ria1p) encodes the protein MGLINQPMGQIKLTNVSLVRLKRHKKRFELACYQNKVQDYRKGVEKDIDEVLQIHQIFTNVSKGLVAPLEDLQQCFETTDQTTIIKFILEKGELQLSDKERQLKLQQINNEMLNIISMKCINPRSKKRYPPTMIHKALQELKFNIVITKPAKLQALEAIKLLISKQIIPIVRAKMKVKVIVENVTDDKLIDRLETLFLSKKKIEQENIKWGCEGLIDPVSYREIVGSLNNGQVGNIQVLDMAVVDE